In the genome of Henningerozyma blattae CBS 6284 chromosome 5, complete genome, one region contains:
- the PRO2 gene encoding glutamate-5-semialdehyde dehydrogenase (similar to Saccharomyces cerevisiae PRO2 (YOR323C); ancestral locus Anc_7.71), whose translation MSSQSELIAKKARAAGNILKTASGENRSQLLYKIHDSLKANADVIKSANKLDLENAVKTNLSSALLKRLDLFKGDKFDVMLQGIIDVANLDDPVGVVKMARELDEGLTLYQVTSPVGVLLVIFESRPEVIANITALSIKSGNAAILKGGKESVHTFREMSKIVTETIIKYQDTTGIPDGSIQLIETRDDVANLLDQVDYIDLVVPRGSNALVKNIMNSTRIPVLGHADGICSIYVDEEANMNEAKRITLDAKTNYPAGCNAMETLLINPKLKNWYEVLINLNQVGKVTLHVTKDVKIEYLKVLKDLNLQESLESMVVDIDEEKEFDQEYLSLDAAVKFVNSTEEAIKHINTHSSKHTDAIITENEEKANMFLKGIDSASVYWNASTRFADGFRYGFGAEVGIATSKIHARGPVGLDGLVIYQYILKGHGQVASDYIGAGGQKAFIHKNLDIKNIKL comes from the coding sequence ATGTCATCTCAATCTGAACTAATTGCAAAAAAAGCTCGAGCTGCtggtaatattttaaaaactgCTTCTGGTGAAAACCGTTCTCAGCTCCTTTATAAAATACATGATTCTTTAAAGGCTAATGCAGATGTTATTAAAAGTGctaataaattagatttagaaaatgcGGTTAAAACTAACTTGTCAAGTGCACTTTTAAAAAGATTGGATTTGTTCAAGGGTGACAAATTTGATGTCATGTTACAAGGTATTATTGATGTTGCCAACTTAGATGACCCAGTTGGTGTCGTTAAAATGGCAAGAGAATTAGATGAAGGTTTAACTTTATACCAAGTTACCTCACCAGTCGGGGTGTTGCTAgtaatttttgaatctcGTCCTGAAGTTATTGCTAATATTACTGCATTGAGTATTAAATCAGGTAATGCCGCTATCTTAAAGGGTGGTAAGGAATCGGTCCATACTTTTAGAGAAATGTCTAAAATTGTAACCGAAACAATCATCAAATATCAAGACACAACTGGCATTCCAGACGGTTctattcaattaattgaaacaaGAGATGACGTTGCAAATCTACTAGATCAAGTTGATTACATTGATCTTGTTGTTCCACGTGGATCAAATGCTTTAGTAAAGAACATTATGAATTCTACCAGGATCCCTGTCCTTGGTCATGCAGATGGTATTTGTTCCATATATGTCGACGAAGAAGCTAATATGAATGAGGCTAAAAGAATTACTTTAGATGCAAAAACCAATTACCCAGCGGGTTGTAATGCAATGGAAACTCTATTAATTAACccaaaattgaaaaattggtATGAAGTTTTAATTAACTTGAATCAAGTCGGTAAGGTTACATTGCATGTTACTAAAGATGTAAAAATAGAGTATTTAAAAGTATTGAAAGATCTAAATTTACAAGAATCATTAGAATCTATGGTTGttgatattgatgaagaaaaagaatttgatcaggaatatttatctttagATGCTGCTGTAAAATTTGTCAATTCCACCGAAGAAGCAATTAAGCATATTAACACACATTCTTCCAAGCATACAGATGCAATCATTactgaaaatgaagaaaaggCTAACATGTTTTTAAAAGGTATCGATTCAGCAAGTGTATATTGGAATGCCTCCACTAGGTTTGCGGATGGTTTCAGATACGGTTTTGGTGCTGAAGTTGGTATTGCAACTTCAAAAATACATGCCCGTGGTCCTGTCGGTTTGGATGGTTTGGTTATATATCAATACATATTAAAGGGTCACGGTCAAGTTGCCAGTGATTATATTGGAGCTGGTGGCCAAAAGGCTTTTATTCATAAAAACTTGGATATCAAAAACATTAAACTATag
- the SAW1 gene encoding DNA-binding protein SAW1 (similar to Saccharomyces cerevisiae YAL027W; ancestral locus Anc_7.70), whose translation MASGVATIQISKNVVLPILLYINRSQLLKNNSSSSYSSSTNDDNLFQAPIISNNSIICLKSANTKLYLSNIDMKNLIEEIRDDILLIIYEITSIEIIETVLNKVRIGNTIDFKSSVLPVLFPNGDPSNFVDSNITTITRVGKYKYKLNFKKNWELDIYIENIKKLQAIRYYILFGSYQNSTHATNIYQQRRILLAEKYNVDENNGTPIISVEPADESIPISEDPVLVQEDEEDKKPQIAFKYNPVTNLGGCLSIHVLQRPKRKHYILKK comes from the coding sequence ATGGCATCTGGTGTGGCGACTATTCAAATATCTAAGAATGTAGTGCTGCCAATTCTTTTATACATTAATAGGTCtcaattattgaaaaataattcatcatccTCTTATTCTTCGTCAacaaatgatgataatcTTTTCCAAGCTCccataatttcaaataactCTATTATTTGTCTAAAATCCGCTAACacaaaattatatcttTCAAACATTGATATGAAGAACCTTATTGAGGAAATAAGAGATGATATTCTcttaattatttatgaAATTACTTCTATTGAAATCATCGAAACTgtattaaataaagtaagAATAGGAAATACGattgattttaaatcttcTGTGTTACCAGTGCTTTTTCCAAATGGAGATCCCTCTAACTTTGttgattctaatattaCCACTATTACTAGAGTTggtaaatataaatataagctgaattttaaaaaaaattgggaactagatatatatattgaaaatattaaaaaattgcaAGCAATaagatattatatattgtttGGTTCATACCAAAATTCCACGCATGCCACGAATATCTATCAACAGAGAAGGATTCTTTTAGCTGAAAAGTATAATGTTGATGAGAATAATGGAACACCAATTATTTCCGTTGAACCAGCTGATGAAAGTATTCCCATTAGTGAAGACCCAGTATTAGTtcaagaagatgaagaagataagAAGCCACAAATTGCGTTTAAGTATAATCCGGTTACAAACCTTGGTGGATGCTTGAGCATTCATGTCTTGCAACGaccaaaaagaaaacattacattttgaaaaaatga
- the TBLA0E02400 gene encoding uncharacterized protein (similar to Saccharomyces cerevisiae FRT2 (YAL028W) and FRT1 (YOR324C); ancestral locus Anc_7.69), producing MHLRQQPSVVPQISIQNCNEDSSAFPLTKHSRIIHSTNDTALKYKINNNVGNPRIRKMRAFSMISPDDDDLEIIKTTSNRKGEVSEDSSRSPDIMLDSKLNTNIFETQTVEKSKNSLVRNNSIHTIDPKNKDARNHRSISNIIHDITSTSSPIIRPSSVPDIYINDTPTKKAVDTTSKYTGKHSRLQNHNPNPNLLPAFQVNPVTDRRRNTAIGVTTVDSKTPIIIGPPPSLPRIIPNMHRRFSAGPSNFRRASTPNPDLRSNYISKKDFTDSATGTFSDLLFKEDAQGGCYSRRPRLSSSSGSSSMTNLQLLNNTTLNSKFLPLTLSPKSGANSMSRKLSDKEMLMPGALSKQSTANNKQKLSHSTSKKQHHHSHHHHHHHHHHHHHNSNGNSNNNSSNNNNNNNNIHHEKDKDETQNDNHKQKHKKMHESNHKHTPSDDTSIIPDDTSYTDSNKPHFDLNYSHYSDKHSDSTEVFEKGKKKLAQQFFKSMRPPMSPSKSSTNKNLSPSSNQKQNYMSSGSNFSSSLELPQTTKQSKSPLKNILLQNHNRKHRHKCNKNKNKSKIGQAYLQPPSHQKDGYSTDDEISDIQDVFDEQDELQDDKYQDSENLTTSWRNIIYKDFTKSTSKSDQQKLSDKNKTKSTLSIHSPFSSRIKSNNNLGNFTSLSASPSATVTPFVSSSSSFSSDNDYSSCSFSDSYWDSVLYTDSDSQSEDSINSSLPSYYYDETHDHQHERRNAIAPKKSIGQDLRTDFHTLALENLSESSLHWKEDPLFYKKHINIQVNSFESILRDRLINVLLHDEKKFEKNLNNFDSLYSDVDSLKNKILGLYDLIENNYLVCLDNAFNKDDLDSFISRLDKTMDASVGKLSVLEKRLKISGDKLARHRETMKKLDSVLKFQTRVREMDDSGGGVRWIGWILDAITLLIVTLVIYGLLKLF from the coding sequence ATGCATTTGCGTCAGCAACCGTCGGTTGTTCCTCAAATATCGATTCAAAACTGCAATGAAGATTCATCAGCATTTCCCCTAACTAAGCATTCGAGAATCATTCATTCGACAAATGATACAGCtctaaaatataaaattaataataacgtTGGTAACCCACGAATTAGGAAAATGCGTGCCTTTTCCATGATAAGTccagatgatgatgactTGGagattattaaaacaaCAAGTAATAGAAAAGGTGAAGTATCTGAAGATAGCTCTAGATCTCCAGATATAATGTTAGactcaaaattaaatacaaatatttttgaaactCAGACAGTagaaaaatctaaaaattcGCTAGTAcgaaataattcaattcataCCATTGATCCTAAGAATAAAGACGCTAGAAATCATAGATCaatatctaatattatACATGATATTACATCCACTTCTTCACCAATTATTAGACCTTCTAGTGTTCCAGATATTTATATCAATGATACTCCGACGAAAAAGGCAGTAGATACTACTTCAAAATATACTGGGAAGCATTCAAGGCTACAGAACCATAATCCAAACCCAAACTTACTTCCAGCATTCCAAGTAAACCCAGTTACTGATCGTAGGAGAAATACAGCTATTGGAGTAACAACAGTTGATAGTAAGACTCCTATAATAATTGGGCCTCCGCCATCTTTGCCTAGAATAATACCAAATATGCATCGTAGATTTAGTGCTGGTCCTTCTAATTTTAGGAGAGCTTCAACACCAAATCCTGACCTAAGATctaattatatttctaaaaaagaCTTTACCGATTCTGCAACAGGGACATTTAGTGATTTGTTATTCAAAGAAGATGCACAAGGTGGGTGCTATTCTAGAAGACCGAGGCTATCATCAAGTTCAGGGTCTTCTTCAATGACAAATCTACAGCTTCTTAACAATACTACTCTAAATTCTAAGTTTTTACCTTTAACGTTATCACCAAAATCGGGGGCTAATTCTATGAGTCGGAAGCTATCAGATAAAGAAATGTTAATGCCTGGTGCTCTTTCAAAACAATCAACGGccaataataaacaaaagTTATCTCACTCAACGAGCAAGAAGCAACATCATCATTCCCACCatcaccaccaccaccaccatcatcatcatcatcataatagtaatggtaattctaacaataatagtagcaataataataataataataataatattcacCATGAAAAGGATAAAGATGAAACTCAAAATGATAATCACAAACAAAAACACAAAAAAATGCATGAAAGTAATCATAAACACACACCAAGTGATGATACCTCAATAATACCTGATGACACTTCGTATACTGACTCAAACAAACCCCATTTTGATCTAAATTACTCCCATTATAGTGATAAGCATTCTGATTCAACGGAAGTGTTTGAAAAAggcaagaaaaaattagcacaacaattttttaaatcaatgaGACCGCCTATGTCACCTTCGAAATCAtctactaataaaaatctaAGTCCATCATCAAATCAAAAGCAAAATTATATGAGCTCAGGCTCAAATTTCTCTTCCAGTTTAGAATTGCCACAGACTACAAAACAAAGTAAATcacctttgaaaaatattcttttacaAAATCATAACCGTAAGCATAGACATAaatgtaataaaaataaaaataagagCAAAATAGGACAAGCCTATTTACAGCCACCTAGCCATCAAAAAGATGGTTATTCTACAGACGATGAGATATCAGATATACAAGACGTCTTTGATGAACAAGATGAGCTTCAAGATGATAAATACCAAGATTCTGAGAATTTAACAACATCTTGgagaaatataatttataaagaTTTTACAAAGTCTACTTCCAAATCCGACCAACAGAAACTATCTGATAAGAATAAGACAAAGAGTACACTATCAATCCATTCCCCATTTTCTTCAAGAATTAAATCTAACAATAATTTGGGAAATTTTACGTCTCTGTCAGCGTCTCCTTCAGCTACAGTAACTCCATTtgtttcatcttcatcctCATTTTCTTCAGACAATGATTATTCATCATGCTCCTTTTCTGATTCGTATTGGGACTCAGTTCTATACACAGATTCTGATTCACAAAGCGAAGATTCAATAAACTCTTCACTACcttcatattattatgatgaaACTCATGATCACCAGCATGAGCGTAGAAATGCGATTGCTCCTAAAAAATCGATTGGTCAAGATTTAAGAACTGATTTCCATACTCTTGCTTTGGAAAACTTAAGTGAGTCGTCGTTACATTGGAAAGAAGATccattattttataaaaagcATATCAATATTCAAGTGAATAGTTTCGAATCAATTTTAAGGGATCGTCTAATTAATGTATTGTTACATgacgaaaaaaaatttgaaaaaaatttaaataattttgattcatTATATTCAGACGTTGATTccttaaaaaataaaatactaGGATTGTACGACTTGATTGAGAATAATTACTTGGTTTGTTTAGATAATGCATTTAATAAGGATGATCTTGATTCTTTTATCTCAAGATTAGATAAAACAATGGATGCTAGTGTTGGGAAATTAAGTGTTTTAGAAAAGAGATTGAAAATAAGTGGAGATAAATTAGCTAGGCATAGAGAAACTATGAAGAAGTTAGATTCTGTGTTAAAGTTTCAAACAAGAGTAAGGGAAATGGATGATAGTGGGGGAGGTGTGCGTTGGATCGGATGGATTTTAGATGCGATCACTCTTTTAATCGTTACCTTAGTCATTTACGGACtcttaaaattattttaa